The following are from one region of the Strix uralensis isolate ZFMK-TIS-50842 chromosome 4, bStrUra1, whole genome shotgun sequence genome:
- the NPY2R gene encoding neuropeptide Y receptor type 2 — protein MGPLEAVGEENQTDEMKMELFTKLYLPRYTTPLSELALDPKPELKDSTTLVEVQIILIFAYCSIILLGVIGNSLVIHVIIKFKSMRTVTNFFIANLAVADLLVNTLCLPFTLVYTLLGEWKLGPVLCHLVPYAQALAVHVSTVTLTVIALDRHRCIVYHLESKISKRISFLIIGVAWAVSALLASPLAIFREYSLIEIIPDFKIVVCSEKWPGEGQLNYGTIYSVSMLLIQYVLPLAVISYAYTRIWTKLRNHVSPGAGNDHYHHRRQKTTKMLVCVVVVFAVSWLPFHTFQLVSDIDSQVLDLKEYKLIYTVFHVIAMCSTFANPLLYGWMNSNYRTAFLTAFQCEQRLDSIHPEVSAAFKARKKLEAKRIQFPGDSFTQPTNV, from the coding sequence ATGGGGCCCCTGGAAGCAGTAGGTGAAGAAAACCAGACAGATGAAATGAAAATGGAGCTGTTCACTAAGCTATACTTGCCAAGATACACCACACCGCTCAGTGAATTGGCTCTGGACCCTAAACCAGAACTGAAGGACAGCACAACGCTAGTTGAAGTGCAGATAATCCTCATCTTTGCTTACTGCTCCATCATCCTACTGGGGGTGATTGGAAACTCGCTCGTGATCCATGTGATAATCAAGTTCAAAAGCATGCGCACAGTGACTAACTTCTTCATTGCCAATCTGGCTGTGGCTGACCTGCTGGTGAATACATTATGCCTGCCCTTCACCTTGGTTTACACGCTGTTGGGTGAATGGAAACTGGGCCCAGTCTTGTGCCACCTGGTGCCTTATGCCCAGGCTCTTGCTGTGCACGTGTCTACGGTTACTTTGACTGTGATCGCTTTGGATCGGCATCGCTGCATTGTCTACCACTTGGAAAGCAAAATCTCCAAGCGGATCAGCTTCCTGATTATAGGAGTTGCCTGGGCAGTCAGTGCCTTGTTGGCAAGTCCTCTGGCCATCTTCCGTGAGTACTCGCTGATTGAGATCATTCCTGACTTCAAGATTGTGGTCTGCTCTGAGAAGTGGCCAGGGGAGGGGCAGCTCAACTACGGCACCATCTACAGTGTCTCCATGCTCCTGATCCAGTACGTGCTGCCTCTGGCAGTCATCTCCTATGCCTACACCCGTATTTGGACCAAGCTCAGGAACCATGTTAGTCCTGGGGCAGGGAATGACCACTACCACCATCGGCGGCAGAAAACCACTAAGATGCTGGTGTGTGTGGTTGTGGTGTTTGCTGTCAGCTGGCTGCCATTTCACACCTTCCAGCTAGTTAGTGACATTGACAGTCAAGTGTTAGACCTGAAAGAATACAAACTGATCTACACAGTGTTTCATGTTATTGCCATGTGCTCAACATTTGCTAACCCCCTTCTCTATGGCTGGATGAATAGCAACTACAGGACGGCCTTCCTCACGGCCTTCCAGTGTGAACAGCGGCTGGACTCCATCCACCCTGAAGTATCAGCAGCTTTCAAAGCCAGGAAGAAACTAGAAGCAAAAAGGATTCAGTTCCCTGGAGACTCTTTCACACAACCTACCAATGTCTAA